AAGTTTTTTTGCTGCAACCATAGCACTTGTACAAAGAGATATGAAGAGAATTATCGCATACTCAACAATAAGCCAGATTGGATATATGTTTATTGGTTGTGGAATGGCTGCATATGGTGCAGGCATATTTCATTTGTATACTCATGCTTTCTTTAAGGCTCTTTTGTTTATGGGAGCAGGTAGTGTAATGCACGCAATGGCTGGTGAACTTGATATATACAAAATGGGTGGACTAAGAAAAAAAATGCCTATTACTTATATTACTTTTTTGATAGCCTCTCTTACTATTGCAGGAATTCCTGGATTTTCAGGATTTTTTAGTAAAGATGAGATTTTATGGGCTGCTTTTGCTTCTGCTAAACCCTATGGAAAGTTTATCTGGCTTCTTGGAACAATTACAGCAGCTTTGACTGCTTTTTATACATTTAGAATTTTATTTGTTGCATTTCATGGGAAGTTTAGAGGAACACCAGAGGAGTTTAAACATGTTCATGAGTCACCTCCAATAATGACAGTTCCACTAATAGTCCTTGCAATTGGCTCAGTTATTGTTGGATACTTTTCTATTCCTCATTTTCTTGAACCGGTTATTCCTAAACCTGTGTTTGCCGCACCTCATGAACAGGAAAGAGTTGTAATGACAATGTCAATTATTGCTGGTGTAACTGGAATACTGATTGCCGGATATATATATATTGTAAAATCTACAGTTTCTGCAAGACTTGCAAAAACTTTCTCAGGAGTTTATAAAGTTTTATGGAATAAATACTATGTAGATGAGCTTTACAGTTTTCTCTTTGTAAAACCAACCTTATGGATTGCTGAAAAATTCATAGAGAGATTTGCAGACATAAAAATAATAGAGGGTATTGTTAACGGAATTCCTAAACTTATTTACAAAACAGGTTTATTGATAAGACCTATCCAGACAGGTCAGCTTCAACAGTATGCAATTTTTATGATAGCTGGAATAATTATTTTTGTTTTAATAATTCTCAACATATGAGGTTAAAAAATGCATGAGGAAGTAATAGCCCGAAATAGTAATAATTTTGAGCTTAAAAAGTATCTTCTGATTTCGTTTTTACTTATTATTCTTGTAGGCAGTGTTATTTTAGTATCTGGTATCGCTGCAAATAATTTGTCGTTTCCGATTCTTTCAACTCTTATTTTCTTTCCTGTAGCTGGTGCAGCTCTGATTGCTATAATTCCAAGAGATAAAGAAGAGTTAATAAAATTTTCAGCACTTATAATTTCAATCGTAGAGTTCATTTTTAGCATTCCTCTTTATATATCTTTTAATAAAACTACATCACAAATGCAGTTTAAAGAAGAACATCTGTGGATTCCAGAGTGGGGAATAAAATATTATCTTGGAGTTGATGGAATAAGCATTCTTTTTATTCTGTTAAGTAGTCTTCTTACAATTCTCTGTGTAACGGTTTCATGGAAAGAGATAGATAGGAAGATTAAAGAGTTTTATGCTGCTTTACTTATTACCCATTCTGCAATGATTGGCGTATTTATGAGCCTTGATATTTTCCTCTTTTATATTTTTTGGGAGGCAATGCTTATTCCCATGTATTTAATTATTGGAATATGGGGTGGTCCAAGAAGAATTTATTCAGCTATAAAGTTCTTTTTATATACTTTTATTGGTAGCGTTCTCATGCTTGTTGGGATTCTGGTTCTTTATTTTCATACAGGAACATCAGATATTCTATCACTTATGAAAAATTCATACCCTTATAAAATGCAACTTTGGCTATTTTGGGCTTTCTTTGCAGCCTTTGCAGTTAAAGTGCCTATGTGGCCTGTGCACACCTGGCTTCCAGATGCACACACTGAAGCTCCAACAGCAGGAAGTGTAATACTCGCAGGAGTTCTCATTAAAATGGGAGCCTATGGATTTCTGAGATTTAATCTTCCAATGTTTCCAGAGGCAACTCTTGCAATGAAGCCTTTTATGATGATTCTTTCAGTTATAGCAATTATATATGGTGCTTTAATATGTTTGATACAGAAAGATCTTAAGCGTCTTATTGCCTATAGCTCTGTAAGCCATATGGGATTTGTAACACTTGGAATTTTTGCTTTAAACCAGCAGGGAATACAGGGTGGGATTATTCAGATGCTTAATCATGGAGTTGTTACAGGGGCGTTATTTTTATGTATTGGAATTGTTTATCAGAGAACCCATACGCGCCAGATTGCTCATTATGGAGGAGTAGCTACAGTTATGCCTGCATATTCAGCATTCTTTATGATTTTTACACTTGCTTCAATTGGGCTTCCTGGAACAAATGGATTTATTGGTGAGTTTTTGATACTTCTTGGCACTTTTAAAGCATGGAAACTTATGTGCATTCTGGCAGCTACTGCCTTAATAATTGGAGCAGCTTACATGTTATGGCTATATCAGAGAGTTTTCTTTGAAAAAACAAATCCAGAATTTTTACAGCATATACATGGATATAGTGATTTGAATTCAAGAGAGATTGTTACACTGCTTCCTCTTGTTTTGGTTGTGCTCTGGATCGGTTTTTATCCAAATGCTTTATTAAGCTTTATGGATGTCTCTGTGAAAGAGCTTATTAACCATGTAACACAGTCTGTGGGGGCAATGAAATGAATATATCTCAGATTCCTTTGCAAGTTGAAGCTCTAATACCTGAGATAACTCTTACAGGTTTTGCATCATTGATTTTGCTTGCTGGATTATTGAAACTAAAAAATGAAGTTTTAGTATGGAGTTCTGTTTTATTTTTAGTCATTTTTGCATTTTTTATTCCTTCTTTTGAAGGTGAGGCTTTCAATGGAATGTTTTTGAATGACTTCTTAACAATATATCTGAAACTTATTATAATTATCGGAACTATCATATCTTTGCTTGTTTTAACTTCATATTTGAAAGAAAAATTAATCCGGTTTAATGAAAGTATAGCTTTTATTCTCTTTTCTGCACTTGGTATGATGCTACTTGTCTCCGCAAGAGAGTTAATTAGCTTTTTTTTATCATTTGAACTCATGTCTTTAAGTATATATGTGTTAGTCGGAATTAGAAGATATGACGTAAAGTCAAATGAAGCCGCAGTTAAATATTTCATGCTCGGTGGATTTTCTTCAGCAATTATGCTTTTTGGAATTGCTTTTATTTATGGAGCAACAAATACAACAGAACTTTCTTTAATTTTAAAAGTTATTTCAAATTACAATCCATTGATTCTTATAGGACTTGGACTTTTTATAGTTGGACTTTGTTTCAAAATAGCTCTTGTACCATTTCATATGTGGGCTCCTGATGTGTATGAGGGAGCACCAACGCCTGTAACTGCTTTCATATCTACTTTGCCAAAAGTGGCAATTCTCGGTGCTTTTGGTAGGGTTTTAGTTGAAATTTTTAGAGATTACTATATTGACTGGAGCAATTTTCTTATCGTGCTTTCTATTGCTACAATGGCAACTGGAAATTTCTTCGCTCTTATACAGAAAAACATAAAAAGAATGCTTGCCTATTCAAGCATAGCCCATGCAGGCTATATAATAATTGGAGTGATCGTAGGAACCCAGTCAGGTTTTAATTCAGTAGTTGCTTATATGTTTATTTATACATTAATGAATATCGGCGCCTTTGCAATGGTTATTGCTTTTAATGAAGAGAGTATTGAAAATTACAAAGGACTTCATAAATTTCATCCTGCCCTTGCTATAGCGATGTTAATATTTATGTTTTCTCTTACAGGCGTTCCACCCACAGCAGGATTTATTGTTAAATTCAACATATTCCTTCAGGCAGTTAAAGCAGGCTTTACATGGCTTGTAGTTATTGCTGTGATTTTTACTGTTATATCTGCTTACTACTATTTGAGAATCGTAATGTATATGTATATGAAAGAGCCTGTGAAATTACCTGAACCAATTTATTCAAGAGAACTTGAAGTTGCTATTTTAATTTGCACTATAGGTGTTACCTTCTTGGGTATCCTTCCATTGTTTTTGATTTAAATGCTAAATTATTGACAAATTCTTTCTTTTTTTATTATTTTAGTAAGTGCTTACATGCTGACAATTTAACAGGGGGTAAAATGAATATATTTAAAGCTTTTTTATTATTTATATGTTTTTTCTTGCTTTGTTCTTGTTCTAAATCATCTCAACAAAAACAGCCACCTCCTGTGCCAGTTGTTGTTACTCAATCAGTGGTTAAGGATGTGCCAATTCAGATTACAGCAATCGGAAATGTAGAGGCATACTCTTCAGTTGTAATTAAATCAAGGGTTGAGGGACAACTAATCAGAACAAATTTTAAAGAAGGTGATGAGGTTAAAAAAGGTCAACTTCTTTTTGTGATTGATCCCAGACCATTTGAAGAAGCAGTAAGGCAGGCTGAGGCGAATCTTTTAAGAGACAAAGCTCAACTTGAGTTTGCAAAAGCTGACCTTGAAAGATATGATGAACTTGTAAAGGAAGAACTTGTTTCAAGACAACAGTATGAGAAAATTAGAACCACCTATGAATCTCTAAAAGCTACTGTTAAAGCTGATGAAGCAATACTTAACAATGCAAGACTTCAATTAAATTATTGTTATATTTATTCACCAATTGATGGTAAAATTGGTTCTTTACTTGTACATCCAGGTAATATGATAAAGGCAAATGACACTCAGATTGCGACAATAAATCAGATAATTCCAATATATGTTCGTTTTTCAGTGCCTGAGCAAGAGCTTTTCAGAATTAAAAAAGCAATGTCCCAGGGATCGCTTAAAACTGAAGCAATTGTAAAGGGAGTTGATGCAAACTATTCTAAAGAGGGTAGAGTTGTATTTATTGACAATGCTGTTGACACAGCAACTGGTACAGTTAAGCTTAAAGCTGAATTTGCAAATAGGGATAAAATTCTCTGGCCAGGGCAGTTTGTGAATGTTGTTTTAACTCTTGGAGTTAAAGATAAGGCAATAGTAATTCCCTATAGAGCTCTTCAGACAGGACAGAAAGGTCAGTATGTTTATGTAGTTAAAGAAGACAAAACCGCTGAGATAAGAGAAGTTCAGCCAGGATTAAGGTTTGGTGATGAAGTTACAATAGAAAAAGGATTAAATTCTGGAGAAACAATTGTTGTTGATGGTCAACTAAGACTCATTCCTGGAGCAAGGGTGGAGATTAAAAAGTAAAATGAACTTCTCCCAGATTTTTATCCAACGTCCTGTAATGACAACTCTTTTAATGTTGGCTATAATTGTTTTCGGATTAGTAGGATACCGTTATCTGCCTATTGCAGAACTTCCAAATGTTGATTTTCCGACCATACTTGTTACAGCAAATTTACCTGGTGCTTCACCAGAAACAATGGCATCAGCTGTTGCAACTCCGCTTGAAAGGGAGTTTTCAACAATTTCAGGATTAAAATCAATGAACTCTATTAATGCAAAGGGAGTAACTCAGATAACTCTTGAGTTTGACTTAAACAGAGATATAGATGCAGCAGCGCAAGATGTTCAAACCGCTATTTCAAGAGCATCAAGACAGCTACCTTCAAACATGCCAACTCCTCCTACTTATAACAAAGTTAATCCTGCTGATATGCCAATTCTCTATTTTGCAATTACTTCTCCAACGATGCCTCTTTACAGACTTCATGAATATGCTGATACACTTTTAGCGCAGAATATCTCTATGGTAAATGGAGTAGCACAGGTTCAGATATTCGGAGCTCAAAAATATGCTGTTAGAGTGAGAATTGACCCTAATTTGATAGCAAGTAAAGGGATTGGGATTGATGAAGTTGAGCAGGCAATTAAAAAAGGAAATGTAGAACTTCCCACAGGTACACTTTATGGTAATTATCAGGCATTTACTATAGAAGCAACAGGACAACTTTTTAATGCATCTCATTATAATGAACTTATTATAGCAAGTAAAGAAGGCTCTCCTGTAAAAATTAAAGATATTGGAGAGGCTGTTGATAGCGTTGAAAATGATAAACTTGCTGCATGGTATGGAAGTGGTGGAAAACTTCAAAGAGCAATGGTTCTTGCAATATACAGACAACCTGGAACAAATACTGTTGAAGTAGCAGATAATGTTAAAAAGAAAGTAGATGAACTTAAAAGACAGATACCGGCAAGTGTTTCTTTGAATCTTCTTTATGACCGTTCCCAATCAATAAGAGAGTCTGTAAGAGATGTACAGTTTACATTGTTATTTACAGTTTTTCTGGTAGTGCTTGTTATTTTTCTCTTTTTAAGAAGACTTTCAGCCACAGTGATTCCTTCTGTTGCTTTACCAATCTCAATAATTGGAACATTTGCTGTTATGTATCTTCTTGGATATAGTCTTGACAATCTCTCTCTTATGGCACTTACTCTTTCAATTGGTTTTCTGGTTGACGATGCTATTGTTATGCTTGAAAATATTGTCCGACATATTGAAAAAGGAGAAAAACCTTTTCAAGCAGCTTTAAATGGTTCAAAGGAAATATGGTTTACGATTCTTTCCATGACTCTTTCACTTGTTGCTGTTTTCATCCCTGTGCTTTTCATGGGTGGAATTGTGGGAAGACTTTTTAAAGAGTTCGCTGTAACAATATCTGTTGCTATACTTATTTCAGGATTAGTCTCTCTTACGCTTACTCCAATGATGTGTAGCAGATTTCTGAGAGTTCAAAATCAAAAACATGGTAAGCTTTATATGGCTTTAGAAAAAGGATTTGAATGGATGATAAATGTTTATAAAATTAGCTTGAGCTGGTCTTTGAAGCATCATAAGTTAATGATGATCGGTTCTGGTGTAATTTTAATAATTACAGCTTACATATTTGTAAAAATACCAGCAGGTTTTCTACCAAGTGAAGATAAAAGTCAAATTTTTGTTATGACAGAAGCATCGGAAGACATATCTTTTGATGAGATGGTAAGACATCAACTTCAGCTGGCAGATCTTATATTAAAGGAATCAGCTGTTAAGGACTTTATGACTTCTGTTGGTCCTAGTACAGCTTCTCCTGCTCCAAATGTTGCAAGAATGTTCATGCATTTAAAACCTATTTCTGAAAGGCCACATGTAGATAAATTGATTAATCAGCTTAGACCAAAGCTGAATTCCATACCAGGACTTAAAGTATATCCTCAAAATCCTCCTACAATTAGAATAGGTGGAACACTTACAAAAGCTCTTTATCAGTTTACTCTTTCAGGAAGCAATCTTGAAGAGCTTTATTACTATGCACAGGTCTTAGAAAGTAAAATGAAACAGATTCCTATAATTCAAGATGTTTCATCAAATCTACAGATAAAGACTCCACAGTTAAATATAGAAATTGACAGAGCCAAAGCTGAATCTATTGGAGTTACAGCAGAGCAGATAGAAAATGCTCTATGGGGTGCTTTCGGAAGCAAATGGATTTCAACAATTTATGCTCCTAACAATCAGTACGAAGTTATTCTTGAGCTTAAGCCAGAATATCAAAAAGACCCTTCAGCGCTTTCAATGCTTTATATACGTTCTTCAAAGGGAGAGCTTGTTCCTCTTAATTCTGTTGCAACAGTATCACAAAGTATCGGTCCATTAACTGTAAATCATACAGGGCAACTTCCTTCTGTTACAATATCTTTCAATCTTAAACCTGATATTTCTCTTGGTGAAGCTTTAAGTGAGATTCAAAAAGTTGCAAAAGCAACTTTACCGGACACTATAATGACAAGCTTTCAGGGCGCAGCTCAGGCTTTTAAAGAGTCTTTTCAGGGATTGTGGTTTTTACTTATTGTAGCAGTTTTTGTTGTTTATATAGTTTTAGGAATTCTTTATGAAAGTTTTATTCATCCTATAACAATTCTTTCAGCGCTTCCTTTTGCTGGTTTTGGAGCATTGGTGACTTTACTGGTATTTGGAGTTGAATTAAATATTTATTCCTTTGTAGGAATAATAATGCTCATTGGACTTGTAAAGAAAAATGGTATTATGATGATAGATTTCGCGCTTCATGCCCAGCGAAATGAAAATATGAAAGCTCATGAAGCAATTTATAATGCCTGTCTTATAAGATTTCGTCCTATTATGATGACAACAATGGCAGCACTTTTTGGAGCTTTACCAATTGCTCTTGGAATCGGAGCAGGTGGAGAGGTTCGTCAACCACTTGGACTTGCAGTTGTAGGTGGTTTGCTATTTTCACAAATGCTTACACTTTTTGTAACGCCAGTTTTTTATCTTTATATGGATAGACTTCAAAACTGGCTTTCAAGAAAAAAACATTTGTGATATAATTTGATTAAAAGACTGTTAAGGGAGGTATTTTATGGAACTTAAAGCAATAAAAGTTGAAATTCCTGAAGGATGCAATATAATACTTGGGCAAACTCATTTCATAAAGACTGCTGAAGATCTTTATGAGATTTTAGCAACTCATATACCACATGCAAAGTTTGCAATTGCCTTTACAGAGGCTTCAGGACCATGCCTTATTCGTTCTGAAGGAAATGATGAAGAGTTAAGGCAAATATGCATTAAAAACCTTCAAAACATAGGTGCAGGGCATGTTTTCTGCATTCTCATGAAAGGAGCATTTCCCATAAGTGTATTGAATGCCATCAAAATGTGTCAGGAAGTATGTAACATTTATTGCGCCACAGCGAATCCTCTTGAAGTAATAGTAGCAGAAACTGAGCTTGGCAGGGGAATTTTAGGAGTAATTGACGGTTTTTCACCTAAAGGAGTTGAAAAAGAAGAAGACCGTCAGCATAGAAAAGAGTTTCTTAGAAAAATTAACTATAAACTTTAAGGTAGTCCCATCCCCTCTAAAGGAGTCCCGCAGTTTAAACAGCGAGATTCCTTTATGTTTATTTTATTAATGAAAAATCCAAATCTTTCAATAACAATATTTTTACAATTTGGGCAGTAACTGTTTTCTCCTCCTTCTCCTGGAATATTTCCTGTATAAACAAATTTTAATCCTTCCTTGAGTCCTATTTCTCTCGCTTTTCTTAAAGTTTCAACAGGAGTTCTTGGTTTGTCTAAAAGCTGATATGTTGGATAAAACTGAGTTACATGCCATGGAATTGCAGGATCAATTGATACAAGAAACTGAGCTGTTTTTCTTAAAAAATCTTCAGAATCATTTAATTCTGGAATAATTAAAGTAGTCACCTCAACCCAAACATCAAGTTCTTTTAATAGTTTGATATTTTCCATTACAGGCTCAACTCTTGCTCCACATATTTTTTTGTAAAAATCATCATCCCCTTTTAAATCAACATTGATTGCATCAAGATATGGTGCAATGAATCTTAAAGCCTCCTTTGACATATAACCGTTGCTTACAAAAACATTTTTTATTCCTTCTTTGTGAGCAAGAACCATACAATCATAGGCAAACTCAATGAATATCGTGGGTTCAGTATAAGTATAGGATATACTCTTACATCCACTTGCTCTTGCTTCCTTTACAACATCTTCTGGAGTAAAATCTTCACCTGGAATGTCTTTATAAAGCTTTGGATATTGTGAAATTGCGTAGTTTTGGCAATGCAGACACCGAAAATTGCATCCTACAGTGGAGATTGAATAAGAAACTGAACCAGGATAGAAATGGAAAAGAGGTTTCTTTTCAATTGGGTCAATGTGATAAGCAATTATTTTCCCGTAAACAAGACTATAAAGTATTCCTTCTCTATTTTCTCTTACTCCACAAATTCCCCGAGCATCAGGAGAGATTATGCAATGATGATTACATAAACCGCATTTTAGTTTACCATCAGAAAGCTTTTCATAAAATAAAGCTTCTTTCACGATTTTTTACTCCTACCTTTAGATTTAGGTTTAGCTCCTTTTTTACTTCCTCTTTTTCTTTTGGGTTTTTCTTCTGCCTCAGGTTCACAACACCCGGATATTTCTTCACTTTCATATTTTGCTAAAACAATTCTCTCTGCCTCAAGCCAGTTATCAAGGTCTCTTCCTGGAATGCATCCACTTTTTACATAAAGTTCATAGGCAACCTGTCTTATTTCTTCTTCAATTTTTTCTCTGTTAATCATTTTTACTCCTCCTGACTATTTTTTAAGACCATTTAAAAAATTACAATCCCTTGACAACTGAAAGATTGTAAGCCTATTTATTTCCAATTATTTCAGTTTATCATCCATTTTTTTATAATGACTTTCCAAGTTTAGATTCTTCTTAAGGAGATATTGGACGTGATTTTCAGATACAACTCTACTTGAAGATAAGAAATAACAACTTGAAATTCTTTCTTTACTAAATAGTCTCATTATTTTAAAGTATATCAAAAAAATCAAATTTTTGCATAAAATCCACTTGTTAAGGTTTATATTGATTTTTTGTGAGTTATTAAAAAATCCTCAAGTTAAAATTTTTATTTTTGTGGTATAATCAACGGAAATAGAAATACCAAAGAATTTTCTAAAATATGGATTATACAGTTGACTCCATAGGAAGTATCAAGATTTGCCAGCCTAAAGAAGGTTACCGTTTTAGTGTAGATGCCTTAATTCTTGCTCATTTTGTTAATTTAAAAAGAGTTAATAAAGCTATTGATATTGGTGCAGGAACAGGAATAATTGGAATTATTCTTGCAAAAAAATACAGTGAATCTCATATTACAATGATTGAGATACAGTCAGAGCTTGCAAAACTTGCTCAGGAAAGTGCAAAGCTAAACAATGTCAATAATAATATAACAATTACATGTATGGATGCAAAGGACTTAATTTCTTCAGAGTCTTTTCTTCATGAATTTGATGTTGTTATATCAAATCCTCCTTTTAGAAAACCGGGCACTGGAAGAATTAGCAATCAAGAAAAAAAAGCTGTTGCAAGACATGAACTAAGCCTTACTGTGACTGATATTGCAAAAATTTCTCAGAAACTTTTGAAACATCATGGTCGTCTTTATATAATTCATCTGCCAGAAAGATTCACAGAAATTGTAAGGATAATGAGCAAACATTATCTTGAAATAAAAAGAGTTCGATTTGTTCACTCTAAAAAAGATTCTCCTGCTAAAATGGTTCTTATTGAAGCAGTAAAAGGGGGCAGGGTAGCATTAAAAGTTGAACCTCCTTTGTTTATTTATAATGATGATGGAACATATACAGATGAAATGAAAAAGATATATGAAATTTAGTAAACTGTTTCTATTAAAACTTCATTTGTTGTAAAATTTTAACTATGCTTTCATATTTAATAAAAAGATTCCTTCTTATGATACCGATTCTTTTTGGTATCACTCTTATATGTTTCATTGTGATAAATCTTGCACCTGGTTCACCTGCTACATTTCAGGAAGAATTGTCTCCAAAAGCCTCTCCAGAAGCTGTGGAAGCTCTTAAAAAGCTTTATGGACTGGATAAACCAATTCATGAAAGATATCTCAACTGGCTTAAAATGGTTGTTACATTAGATCTTGGTAAAAGTTTTGTTGATGGAAGAAATGTAAAAGATAAGATAAAAGAGAGACTGCCCATTACAGTAACTCTTAATTTATTTTCCCTTTTACTTATTCTTATCATAGCAATTCCTATTGGAGTTTACTCAGCCTTGAAACAAGGAAGTCTTTTTGACAGGGCATTAACTGTTTTTGTTTTTACAGGGTTTTCTGTTCCCACTTTCTGGCTTGCTTTGCTTGCAATGATTGTTTTTGGTGTAAATCTTGGATGGCTTCCAATATCTGGAATTCAGAGTATTGGTGCAGAAACAATGCCATTTCATGAAAGATTAGTTGACTGGATAAAACATCTTATCTTGCCTGTTACAATCATGTCTTTTGCAGGACTTGCAGGGATGTCAAGATATACTCGTTCAAGTATGCTTGAAGTGTTGCGACAGGATTATATTCGGACAGCGAGGTCTAAAGGGCTTCCTGAGAGAGTTGTTATTATCAGGTATGCGTTAAGAAACGCTCTTTTACCTGTTGTAACACTTTTAGGACTTGCAATTCCTGGACTTATTGGAGGAAGTGTTATTTTTGAAAGTATTTTTTCTATTCCTGGGATGGGGCAACTTTTTTATTCGTCTGCTATGGCAAGGGATTATCCAACAATAATGGGGATATTAATAATCGGTGCATTATTGACATTAATTGGTAATCTTATTGCAGACATTGCCTATTTTATTGTTGATCCAAGAATCAGGGTAAAACGGGATGTTTAAAATAGTTTTGAAAAGGATTTTAAAAAATAAACTTGCATTATCTGGATTAACATTTATATTTTTTATTTTTTTTGTTGCTATTTTTTCTTCTTATGTTGCGCCATATGACCCATATAAAATTAATGTTTACAAAGTTCTTACTCCGCCTTCAAAGGAACATCCATTTG
The Thermodesulfovibrio yellowstonii DSM 11347 DNA segment above includes these coding regions:
- a CDS encoding tRNA1(Val) (adenine(37)-N6)-methyltransferase, whose translation is MDYTVDSIGSIKICQPKEGYRFSVDALILAHFVNLKRVNKAIDIGAGTGIIGIILAKKYSESHITMIEIQSELAKLAQESAKLNNVNNNITITCMDAKDLISSESFLHEFDVVISNPPFRKPGTGRISNQEKKAVARHELSLTVTDIAKISQKLLKHHGRLYIIHLPERFTEIVRIMSKHYLEIKRVRFVHSKKDSPAKMVLIEAVKGGRVALKVEPPLFIYNDDGTYTDEMKKIYEI
- a CDS encoding ABC transporter permease, whose translation is MLSYLIKRFLLMIPILFGITLICFIVINLAPGSPATFQEELSPKASPEAVEALKKLYGLDKPIHERYLNWLKMVVTLDLGKSFVDGRNVKDKIKERLPITVTLNLFSLLLILIIAIPIGVYSALKQGSLFDRALTVFVFTGFSVPTFWLALLAMIVFGVNLGWLPISGIQSIGAETMPFHERLVDWIKHLILPVTIMSFAGLAGMSRYTRSSMLEVLRQDYIRTARSKGLPERVVIIRYALRNALLPVVTLLGLAIPGLIGGSVIFESIFSIPGMGQLFYSSAMARDYPTIMGILIIGALLTLIGNLIADIAYFIVDPRIRVKRDV
- a CDS encoding DUF2934 domain-containing protein; protein product: MINREKIEEEIRQVAYELYVKSGCIPGRDLDNWLEAERIVLAKYESEEISGCCEPEAEEKPKRKRGSKKGAKPKSKGRSKKS
- the amrS gene encoding AmmeMemoRadiSam system radical SAM enzyme encodes the protein MKEALFYEKLSDGKLKCGLCNHHCIISPDARGICGVRENREGILYSLVYGKIIAYHIDPIEKKPLFHFYPGSVSYSISTVGCNFRCLHCQNYAISQYPKLYKDIPGEDFTPEDVVKEARASGCKSISYTYTEPTIFIEFAYDCMVLAHKEGIKNVFVSNGYMSKEALRFIAPYLDAINVDLKGDDDFYKKICGARVEPVMENIKLLKELDVWVEVTTLIIPELNDSEDFLRKTAQFLVSIDPAIPWHVTQFYPTYQLLDKPRTPVETLRKAREIGLKEGLKFVYTGNIPGEGGENSYCPNCKNIVIERFGFFINKINIKESRCLNCGTPLEGMGLP